Proteins encoded within one genomic window of Panacibacter microcysteis:
- a CDS encoding S26 family signal peptidase yields the protein MGWIIFIIGAIGWHIGLYGMFKKSGIDPVKAFIPFYNTWLIVEKCGISRLWFWLQLIPIAGQFITIWIIIIYTMHFGRFGVGDHAAAVFVPFIYLPYLGFSKDVRWGGDKVMKTYRKSAAREWIDAAVFAVVAATLIRTFIFEAYTIPTGSMERTLLINDFLFVNKLSYGPRLPQTPLSFPFVHNTLPAMPTTPSYLKWIQVPYTRLGGLGEIKRNDVVVFNFPAGDTIINLESFGSKNPYYDVLRKEFNGNRDQLMSQYGDHILVHPMDKTDNYIKRCVGVPGDDLQIKDGILYVNNEKAFVAPDSQIDYEVETNGTPFSQDFLENELGYKIISENGNVYEQNGDYNEIPQSNIVLLNLTPGKVDIVKKQPNVKSVKMFLNTQPDPMDIFPYDKYHAWSVDSFGPLHIPKKGETVALAQDNIDIYRRIITVYEHNTLEVSNGKYIINGKETPSYTFKYNYYWMMGDNRHRSQDSRFWGFVPETHVVGKASLIWFSYADGPRWNRFFRSIK from the coding sequence ATGGGTTGGATTATTTTTATTATTGGTGCGATAGGCTGGCATATCGGTTTGTATGGTATGTTCAAAAAGTCCGGAATAGACCCTGTAAAAGCTTTTATTCCTTTTTATAATACCTGGCTCATCGTGGAGAAATGCGGTATAAGCAGGCTTTGGTTCTGGCTACAGCTTATTCCTATTGCAGGCCAGTTCATCACTATCTGGATCATTATTATTTATACTATGCACTTCGGCAGGTTTGGTGTAGGAGATCATGCTGCTGCGGTATTTGTTCCTTTTATATACCTGCCATACCTCGGCTTCTCAAAAGATGTGCGCTGGGGCGGTGATAAGGTGATGAAGACCTACAGGAAATCTGCCGCACGTGAATGGATAGATGCTGCCGTGTTTGCAGTTGTTGCAGCCACACTTATAAGAACATTCATTTTTGAAGCATACACCATACCAACGGGCAGTATGGAACGAACCTTACTCATCAATGATTTTCTTTTTGTAAACAAACTCAGCTATGGGCCGCGCCTTCCGCAAACACCATTGAGTTTTCCGTTTGTACATAACACGTTGCCTGCCATGCCTACCACGCCTTCTTATCTTAAGTGGATACAGGTACCTTACACGCGGCTTGGTGGCCTGGGTGAGATAAAACGCAATGATGTAGTGGTGTTTAATTTCCCTGCAGGAGATACGATCATCAATCTCGAAAGCTTTGGTTCAAAAAATCCTTATTATGATGTGTTGAGAAAAGAATTCAATGGCAACAGGGATCAGTTGATGTCGCAATACGGAGATCATATTCTTGTACACCCGATGGATAAAACGGATAATTACATCAAACGTTGCGTTGGTGTACCTGGTGATGATTTACAGATCAAAGACGGTATTTTATATGTTAATAACGAAAAGGCTTTTGTGGCGCCCGATTCCCAGATAGATTACGAGGTAGAGACAAACGGAACGCCTTTCTCACAGGATTTTTTAGAAAATGAACTCGGCTACAAGATTATTTCTGAAAACGGAAATGTGTACGAGCAAAACGGAGACTACAATGAAATTCCGCAATCTAATATCGTGTTGTTGAATCTTACACCGGGTAAGGTAGATATTGTGAAAAAACAACCAAATGTAAAGAGTGTCAAAATGTTCCTGAATACACAACCAGACCCCATGGATATCTTTCCTTACGATAAGTATCATGCCTGGAGCGTAGACAGTTTTGGGCCGTTGCATATTCCCAAAAAAGGCGAAACAGTAGCACTGGCGCAGGATAATATCGATATTTACAGGAGAATTATCACGGTGTACGAACACAATACACTCGAAGTGTCTAATGGCAAATACATCATCAATGGCAAGGAAACACCTTCCTACACATTTAAATATAACTATTACTGGATGATGGGTGACAACCGCCATCGCAGCCAGGACAGCCGTTTCTGGGGTTTTGTGCCCGAAACACACGTAGTGGGTAAAGCATCATTAATATGGTTTAGCTATGCTGATGGCCCGAGATGGAACAGGTTTTTCAGGTCGATCAAATAA
- the ung gene encoding uracil-DNA glycosylase, translating to MDVKIESSWKEVLHKEFTKAYFEQIVAFLKIEKTQGKIIYPPGSLIFNAFDKTPFNKVKVVILGQDPYHGPGQAHGLCFSVPDGVPFPPSLNNIYKELHTDVGMPFPKTGNLSRWAEQGVFLLNASLTVRAGEPMSHAKIGWAEFTDAVIKTISAEKKGVIFLLWGKFAQDKQVLIDETKHYVLKAAHPSPLSAHNGFFGCKHFSKTNEILKKQSLEAIDWNP from the coding sequence ATGGATGTAAAAATTGAAAGCTCCTGGAAGGAAGTGTTACACAAAGAATTTACCAAAGCCTATTTTGAGCAGATCGTAGCTTTTTTGAAAATAGAAAAAACCCAGGGGAAAATCATTTACCCGCCCGGCTCACTTATCTTCAACGCATTTGATAAAACACCTTTCAACAAAGTGAAAGTGGTTATTCTCGGGCAAGACCCTTACCATGGGCCCGGGCAGGCTCATGGCTTGTGTTTCTCTGTTCCGGATGGAGTGCCATTCCCTCCTTCATTAAACAACATTTATAAAGAACTGCATACCGATGTGGGCATGCCATTTCCTAAAACAGGTAATCTTTCCAGGTGGGCGGAACAGGGCGTTTTTTTATTGAATGCATCTTTAACAGTGCGTGCCGGTGAGCCGATGAGTCATGCAAAAATTGGCTGGGCCGAATTTACTGATGCGGTGATCAAAACAATTTCTGCTGAGAAGAAAGGTGTAATCTTTTTGTTGTGGGGTAAGTTTGCACAAGACAAGCAGGTACTTATTGATGAAACAAAACATTATGTACTAAAAGCCGCTCATCCATCTCCTTTAAGTGCACACAACGGTTTCTTTGGCTGCAAGCATTTCAGCAAAACAAATGAAATTCTAAAAAAACAATCACTGGAAGCCATCGACTGGAATCCATAA